Within the Sphingobium herbicidovorans genome, the region ACCGGGATAATTGGCGCTGATGTTCACGGACGGAGGCGCGATGTCGGGATATTGAGCGATCGGCAGCGAGAGCATGGCGCCCAGGCCGGCGAGCATGATGCCGATCGCGATGACCCAGGCGAAGATGGGTCGTTCGATGAAATAGCGGCTGAGCATTTGAGGCCTACTTGCTCTGGCCGATGGTGGCCGGACGCACCGTGTCGCCGGGCCGGACCTTCTCTGTCCCCTCGACGATCAACCTGTCGCCAGCCTTCAGCCCGGCAGTGACGAGCCATTTGTCACCGATCGCCTCTGCCGCGGTTACGGTTCGCAGCTCTACTTTGTTCGCTTTGGTGACGACGAGTGCGGTCGCATTTCCTTTGGGATCGCGGCTGATGCCCTGTTGCGGCGCCAATATGCCGCCCGGCACGACAGACTGCGGCGCAACGACGCGCACGAACATGCCGGGCAGCAGCAGGTTGTCGGGGTTGGGAAAACGGGCGCGCAGGGTGACCGTGCCGCTGTCGGGATCGACGATGGGCTCGGCGAATTCGATCCGGCCTTCCAGTGGATAATCGCTGCCGTCGTCCAGCTTCAGACGGATAGTCGCGCTGGCCGGTAGCGTCTTGCCTGCGGCAAGCGAGCGGCGCAGCGCCAGAAGCTGTGCGCTCGACTGCGTGATATCCACGAATATGGGGTCGAGTTGCTGGATGGTGGCGAGCGGCGTCGCCTGGCTGGCCGTGACCAGCGCGCCGGGCGTCATCATCGAACGACCGATCCGGCCACTGATGGGCGCCCGGACTTCCGTGAAGCGCAGGTTTATGCCTGCGGTCTGAAGCGAGGCGCGCGCCTGCTGCACCGCTGCGCCTGCCTGCCGGGCCGCTGCCAGCACATCGTCCCGGTCCTGCGCGCTCACTGCTTCGGTCTGCCCCAACGCCTGATACCGGCGCGCCTTGGCCTGTGCGGCAACGGCAGTCGCCTGCGCATTGGCCAGCGCTGCTTGCGCCTCGTCCCGCGATGCGCGGTAAAGCGAGGGGTCGATCTGATACAAAGGCTGTCCGGCCCGAACGTAGGAGCCTTCGGCGAAGAGCCGCTTTTGGATGATCCCTGTGATCTGAGGTCGAACTTCGGACATCATCGTCGACGCCGTGCGGCCGGGCAGCTCGGTCGATACCGTCACATCCTGTGCCTGCAACGTCACGACGCCTACTTCCGTCAGCCTTTTTTCAGGCGGCTTGTTCTCGCCGCAGCCGCTGGCGAGCAGGCATAGCGCCGCAGCTACCGGCGCAATACGCGACAGAGGGAGAAAAGCGACAGGGCGCAACAACATGGCGGCAGGCATTCCAATGACAATTCGGCAATTCGGAAACTTCACCCGGCGCAGGGGGAGGGAGGGAAGCGCCGGGTGAAGCACGGCCCCTGGTCTGACGATCGTCAGACCGGCAGGGTGCCGACCATCCCTATTTGCCGCGCGTCGCGCGTCTTCATAGAGGAAAGATGTGCCATTGTGCATCGCAACATGTCGAAATGTATCGACACGTATCAAGTGGCTGTAGGACGCAGACTTTCTGCGGTGGAATGGGTAGAATAGCCCCATGCCAGAGCATCCAAACAGCCGTCAGCCACGCTTGATCGTCGTCGATGACGATCCCGATATCAGGGACTTGATCGTCAGGCAGCTGCGGCAGGACCATTATGAAGTCCTGTCGGCGGGCGGCGTATCCGAATTTAAAGCAGCGCTCGTCGAACAGCGTATCGACCTGATCGTGCTGGACCTCAATCTGCCGGACGGTGACGGCCTGGAACTGTGCCGGGAATTACGTGGTCAGGGCAACGATGTCCGGATCATCATGGTTTCCGCGCGGGGGAGCGCGATCGATCGGGTGCTGGGCCTGGAACTGGGGGCGGATGATTATCTGACCAAGCCTTTCGAGCCTCGCGAATTGCTGGTGCGAGTCCGCAACCTTCTGCGCCGGGCGCAGCCCGATGATGCCGAGCGTCAGCGCAACAAGGGTGCGCGCGTCGCATGCTTCGGGCCGTGGCGCCTCGACCTGTTCCAACGCAGGCTGATCGCTCAGGATAATCGCCTGGTTATGCTTTCGTCGGCAGAGTTTCGCCTGTTGTCGCGATTCATCGAAGAACCCAACGTCGTTCTGTCGCGGGAAAATCTGGTGCCTGAACGGCGGGTGACGGCGGCGTTCGACCGATCCATAGACCTTCAGGTCAGTCGGCTGCGGCAGAAGCTGGCAGGCGCGCCGGGCGGCGAGGAACTGATCCTGACCGTTCGTGGCGAAGGCTATGTGCTGGCAACGCCGGTATCCTACGAATGATCGCATCCATCACCGGCCGCGCGCGGAGCTTTTTTCGTTCTTTGGCGGGGCGGATATTCCTGCTGCTCACGATCGGCATGTCGCTGGCGGCGATGATTGCGCTGCTGGTGGCCGAACAGAGCAGGAGCCACGATTTCGAACGCTGGCGAATGCAGCGGGTCGTTGCGAGCGCGGAGGATATCGCGCATCGACTGCAACGCGACCCGCAGCGCATAGAAGCGATGCTGGCGGGGCAGCAGATCATGGGGGCTACGGTAGCGCCTGAAGGCATTGCTGTGGCAGAACCCGACGCTACGCTGGCGCGCGCGCTGAGGGAGAGGTTTGGCCCGGATTCAAATCCTGAGGCCAGTCAGGTCCCTGTCGGCCTCTGTTTTCCAAACGCGCATTATTCGCCGTCGGAAAGTGCGGCGGGCGTCATCGATGCGCCAAGGCCGGATTGCTGGATCGTGCGCTTCACTGACAGCACGGGCGCCCGTCGGTCGATGGCGCTCAATCTGCCGCGCGTGGTCAGGCCTCCAAGCATGATCGCGAACCCGCTGTACATATTGCTGATCGTGATCGCGTCCGCGGGCCTTGCAGTCGTCGTTGCCCGCATCGTGGCTGGACCGCTGCGCCGCCTGGAACTGGCGGCCGAAGCCTTCTCGGTATCGAGCGACCCGGAAGAGATTCCCGAAAAAGGGCCGGAAGAGGTGCGGGCCGCGCTCTCCACCTTTAACCTGATGCAGCGGCGGGTACGTGCGGGCTTTGCGGAACGGACACAGTTGCTTGCGGCGATCAGCCACGATCTTCAGACGCCGCTCACCCGGCTTCGGCTGCGGCTGGAACTGGTCGAGAATGAGGAATTGCGAGGCCGCCTGCTGCAGGATCATCAGGCCATGCAGACGCTGGTGAGGGAAGGGCTGGACCTTGCCGCCAGTACCGAAGCGCAGGAAGATTGGTCGTTCATCGATATCGACTCCCTGTTGGAAAGCCTGGTCGAGGATGCGCAGGATCTGGGCGCGCCCTTGCGCTTTACGGGGGGTGTGGCGGGACCGTGCGCGTCAAACCGAACGCGCTTAGCCGCTGCATCAGCAATCTCGTCAGCAACGCCATCAAATATGGCGGCGGCGCAGAAATCGGATGTTCACGCAATGGCGGCCGTGTGTCGATCCATGTCCGGGATAGAGGTCCTGGAATTCCGCCCGATCAGCTTGACCAGATGTTCGAGCCATTCACGCGCGGGGCGGCGGGGCAACCGGGCGGCCGGCCCGGCACCGGAATTGGACTGACCATCGCACGGTCGCTAGCGCTGACATTCGAAGGGTCGGTTCGGCTCGTCAATGCGGAGGATGGCGGCCTGATCGCCATCATAGAGATGAAGGGGTGATTTCGACCCGACGCGTGGCCAGGCGGTCGGCTTCCGCGGGATCATGCGTGACATAGACGATTGGAAGACCCAGTTCGTCGCGAATCCGCAGGATGACATCCATGATCTCTCCCCGGCGAGCGGGATCGATCGAAGCGAGCGGCTCGTCCAGCAGCAGCGCGCGGGCGCCTGACAACAGCGCCCGGCCTATGGCTACGCGCTGTGCTTCTCCGCCCGAAAGTCCGTTTGGCCAGCGGTCCAGCAGATGTCCGATGCCCAGGAAGGATACAACCTCTTCCAATGACATCCACCGGTATTGCGGCCTCGCCAACCGATGCCCGTAAAGCAGGTTTGCCCGCACTCGGAGATGGGGAAAGAGCCGACCATCCTGAAACACATAGCCCAGGCGGCGGCGATGGGCGGGCAAGTCGATGGCTTCGCGCGCGTCGAACAGTATGTCCCCGCCTATGCTGACACGCCCTTCATCGGGTCTCAGCAGGCCAGCCATCATGTTGAGCACGGACGTCTTGCCGACGCCCGAAGGGCCTGAAAGGACCGTCAGCCCGGCCGGCGCGGTGAAACGCGCCTTGACGACATGGTGGCCCAGCGTCTTTTTGACATCGACGTCAAAGGACATGGCCGCTCCGTCCTGATCGCAGGCGGCGGCTGAGCGCTTCGGAAATCAGAAGCGCGCCCAGCGACAGGCCAATGGAAATCAGCGCCAGGCGCCAGACGGCGGCGTCCGCGCCGGGGATCTGCAATGCGCTGTAGATGGCGATGGACAATGTGCGCGTTTCGCCGGGAATGTTGGAAACGAAGGTGATTGTCGCCCCAAACTCCCCAATCGAACGGGCAAAGCCGAGGATAAATGCGGTGGCGACGCCCGGCAGGGACAGCGGGAGCAATATGGTCCAGAAACAGTAGGCCGGACTTGCGCCCAGCGTGCGTGCGGCATCCTCTATGCGATGATCGACCGCCTCAATCGACAGGCGGATCGCCCGCACCATCAGCGGCAACGCCATAATCCCCGCGGCAATCGCCGCGCCGGTCCAGCGGAACATGACGGTGAAGCCAAGCCATCGTTCCAGCAGGCCGCCGACCGGACCGGCTGGCCCAAAGGCGAGCAGGAGCAACCAGCCGATCACGACCGGAGGCAGCACCAGCGGCAAATGGACCGCTGCATCAAGCAGCAGCTTGCCGGGAAAGCGCCCGCGCGCAAGCAGCCAGCCCAGCGCGAAGGCGAAAGGCAAGGTAGTGAGGACGGCGGCCAGGCTGACTTTCAGCGACAGGCGCACGATGTCCCATTCGTCGGCGCTGAGCATCATGGCCGTTATCGCGCGCCGAAGCCGTATCGGTGGAAGATCGCCTTGGCCTTGGGTGAGAGCAGGAACCGCCGGAAGCCCTCTGCCTCTGCATGGGTCGAGCGCGTCAGCAGCGCCAATGGGTAGGCGATGGGAGGATGACTGCTGTCAGGGAAAACACCGACGATCCGCACCGCCCGGGTGGCGCGGGCGTCGGTTTCATAGACAATGCCATAGGGCGCCTGCCGCCGTTCGACCATGGCGAGCGCAGCCCGAACATTTTCCGCAGCCGCGATCCGGTTTGAAAGCGTGGGCCAGACCCCCATGGCGGCAAGCGCCGCTTTCCCATATCTGCCCGCTGGCACGCTTGCCGGATCGGCCATCGCCAGCCGACCCGCGCCAAGCGCGCGCGCCAGCGGGAAGCCGCGCCGGATCGTCAGCATGCCCTTGCTGGACGCTGGCGCGACCAGGACGAGGCGATTGGTCAGGAAGGAAGCGCGCGTGCCGCGTCTGACCAGTCCCTTGGCGGTGATGGCGTCCATCCATGGTTCGTCGGCGGACAGGAAAAGGTCGGCGGGCCCCCCGCCTCAATCTGGCGGGCAAGGGCGGAGGAGGCGGCGAAGGACAATAAAGGGGGGGCATGGCCTTCAGCCGCCCAGGCATCGGCAGCAGCGGTCAACGCTTCCTGAAGGCTTGCGGCCGCCAGCACGAGCGGACCGCGTTCACGCGCCGAAGCTGGCTGAGCCATGACAGCGCTGAGCAGCAGGATCAGAAGCGAGAGAAAACGGCCCATGAGAAATGTCCGGCTGACGGGTGTATATGCCCCTATACAGCGGTTATGCGCGAAGGCGATGGGTAATTGCCGCCGCGCCACAGCCAGAACCTGTCATCGAGGCGACGGAAGCCTGCGCCGTTGTGCAGCGAGCGCTTCGCCGGTCAGGGTTGGCCGCTGCGCGCCGGGCTTGCCCTTGCGCAGCCTCTTGCGATCCTTCTCGTCCGGCTCCGCCAGGCGAACGCGTACGGGGGCCTGCCCCTGCCGCTCAACGCCCAGCAACTTTGCCGCCCCGCGCGACAAGTCGATTATCCGGCCACGGGCAAACGGGCCGCGATCGTTGACGCGGACGAGCAAGGTGCGGCCATTGGTCAACTCCGTCACCTCGACATAGGACGGCAGCGGTAGCGTCGGGTGCGCCGCGCTGATCCAATCAGGGCGAAATTTTTCGCCCCGCGCGGTGCGGTTGCCCGATTCATGTCCGTACCAACTTGCATAGCCGACCTGATCATAGCCGGGCTGCTGCGCAGGCACGTAAGTCGTGCCGCGTATCGTATAAGGCCGCCCGACCCGAACAGGCGTGTCCGACACCGGCTGGTACGATGCGCAGGCCGCGAGCCCCAGCAACAACAACGGCGCAAGGCGGTGAAAAACTGACATGGGCGCCCCATAACGCGACGGAACGGGCCAATACAACCGCCTCTCGCCATAAAGCCTTAACTCGCGATTTCATGGGGATAGCTTTGATTCTGCGTCAATCCCCCGAAAGGGGATGGAGCCATTGCTCCTAATCGTCGTGCGCCAGCACAAAGCGCACTGGCGGGCGAAGGAGCGGGGTATAGGATGGTCGTCAGCCGCTGGCGCCCGGGGAACCAACGGCTTCCGCAGGGTTCCCCTAAATTCTGCGGGACTGGGTCC harbors:
- the modB gene encoding molybdate ABC transporter permease subunit, with translation MMLSADEWDIVRLSLKVSLAAVLTTLPFAFALGWLLARGRFPGKLLLDAAVHLPLVLPPVVIGWLLLLAFGPAGPVGGLLERWLGFTVMFRWTGAAIAAGIMALPLMVRAIRLSIEAVDHRIEDAARTLGASPAYCFWTILLPLSLPGVATAFILGFARSIGEFGATITFVSNIPGETRTLSIAIYSALQIPGADAAVWRLALISIGLSLGALLISEALSRRLRSGRSGHVL
- a CDS encoding ATP-binding cassette domain-containing protein, whose product is MSFDVDVKKTLGHHVVKARFTAPAGLTVLSGPSGVGKTSVLNMMAGLLRPDEGRVSIGGDILFDAREAIDLPAHRRRLGYVFQDGRLFPHLRVRANLLYGHRLARPQYRWMSLEEVVSFLGIGHLLDRWPNGLSGGEAQRVAIGRALLSGARALLLDEPLASIDPARRGEIMDVILRIRDELGLPIVYVTHDPAEADRLATRRVEITPSSL
- a CDS encoding response regulator — translated: MPEHPNSRQPRLIVVDDDPDIRDLIVRQLRQDHYEVLSAGGVSEFKAALVEQRIDLIVLDLNLPDGDGLELCRELRGQGNDVRIIMVSARGSAIDRVLGLELGADDYLTKPFEPRELLVRVRNLLRRAQPDDAERQRNKGARVACFGPWRLDLFQRRLIAQDNRLVMLSSAEFRLLSRFIEEPNVVLSRENLVPERRVTAAFDRSIDLQVSRLRQKLAGAPGGEELILTVRGEGYVLATPVSYE
- a CDS encoding efflux RND transporter periplasmic adaptor subunit, with amino-acid sequence MLLRPVAFLPLSRIAPVAAALCLLASGCGENKPPEKRLTEVGVVTLQAQDVTVSTELPGRTASTMMSEVRPQITGIIQKRLFAEGSYVRAGQPLYQIDPSLYRASRDEAQAALANAQATAVAAQAKARRYQALGQTEAVSAQDRDDVLAAARQAGAAVQQARASLQTAGINLRFTEVRAPISGRIGRSMMTPGALVTASQATPLATIQQLDPIFVDITQSSAQLLALRRSLAAGKTLPASATIRLKLDDGSDYPLEGRIEFAEPIVDPDSGTVTLRARFPNPDNLLLPGMFVRVVAPQSVVPGGILAPQQGISRDPKGNATALVVTKANKVELRTVTAAEAIGDKWLVTAGLKAGDRLIVEGTEKVRPGDTVRPATIGQSK
- a CDS encoding septal ring lytic transglycosylase RlpA family protein, producing MSVFHRLAPLLLLGLAACASYQPVSDTPVRVGRPYTIRGTTYVPAQQPGYDQVGYASWYGHESGNRTARGEKFRPDWISAAHPTLPLPSYVEVTELTNGRTLLVRVNDRGPFARGRIIDLSRGAAKLLGVERQGQAPVRVRLAEPDEKDRKRLRKGKPGAQRPTLTGEALAAQRRRLPSPR